In Triticum urartu cultivar G1812 chromosome 6, Tu2.1, whole genome shotgun sequence, the following proteins share a genomic window:
- the LOC125515892 gene encoding patatin-like protein 2: MANNKDAELETPLLMPEEEEGGPTAPLLEQGSPELTPRPRLPPPKFGELITVLSIDGGGIHGLIPTVVLKCLEEKLQAIDGEDARIADYFDVIAGMSTGAIIATMLAAPNTNKRTKYTPREIQDFYVNNGPNIFPSKRWWRWPLDLLSASRGPKYDGTFLQKNKIKEVSGEHTLSKLAAPTFDANSLEPLIFSSFQDAKQELVEEAGPELPDVSIGPPSTATPTYFPAHYFDIWVSDMEQSKYHLIDGGNNPTMAAISKITREQLLRNPEFHPSGVDYMKYLVISVGAGCAVHENVPAKRGAFNWFHSRRNSHRPVTDTSSHASAVLADWQVRMLLHNGNRVRKQNYLYIQAPAPLFGEAILPMGNATSKNMADLLNIGYKLLAEKVAMVDLTTGKYETVEDENAPTNDAELQRFSELLVDERNLRLKEHQRQRQGEEQNGVHLLNIIE, translated from the exons ATGGCGAACAACAAGGATGCCGAGCTCGAGACACCACTTCTCatgccggaggaggaggaaggaggaccAACGGCCCCGTTGCTGGAACAAGGATCACCGGAGCTGACACCACGTCCACGGCTCCCACCACCCAAGTTTGGGGAGCTCATCACGGTGTTGAGCATCGATGGCGGCGGGATACACGGGCTCATCCCGACGGTTGTCCTCAAATGCCTCGAGGAAAAGCTCCAA GCGATTGACGGGGAAGATGCCCGGATAGCGGACTACTTCGACGTGATCGCAGGCATGAGCACGGGCGCCATCATCGCAACAATGTTGGCGGCGCCAAACACGAACAAACGGACAAAGTACACTCCTCGGGAAATCCAGGATTTCTATGTCAACAACGGACCTAATATCTTCCCTTCCAAGAG GTGGTGGCGGTGGCCGCTGGACCTGCTAAGCGCGTCGCGGGGGCCCAAGTACGATGGCACGTTCCTGCAGAAAAACAAGATCAAGGAAGTCAGCGGTGAGCACACCCTGAGCAAGCTCGCGGCGCCTACGTTCGACGCCAATAGTCTCGAGCCTCTCATCTTCTCCTCGTTCCAGGATGCCAAGCAAGAACTAGTTGAAGAGGCCGGACCAGAACTGCCGGATGTCAGCATTGGCCCGCCATCGACGGCCACGCCAACCTACTTCCCAGCACACTACTTTGATATCTGGGTCAGTGACATGGAGCAGTCGAAATACcacctcatcgacggcggcaaCAACCCCACAATGGCTGCCATATCCAAGATCACCAGGGAGCAGCTTCTCAGGAATCCGGAGTTCCACCCCAGCGGCGTGGATTATATGAAATACCTGGTTATCTCTGTAGGCGCAGGGTGTGCAGTGCACGAAAATGTGCCGGCCAAGCGGGGCGCCTTCAACTGGTTTCACAGCAGGCGCAATAGCCACCGCCCGGTCACCGACACCTCCTCGCACGCCAGCGCCGTGTTGGCCGACTGGCAGGTTCGCATGCTCTTACACAATGGCAACCGCGTGCGGAAGCAGAACTACCTCTACATCCAGGCTCCG GCACCGTTGTTCGGGGAGGCCATTTTGCCAATGGGCAACGCGACATCGAAGAACATGGCTGACCTGCTCAACATTGGCTACAAGTTGCTGGCCGAGAAGGTGGCTATGGTGGACTTGACCACGGGGAAGTATGAGACCGTCGAGGACGAGAATGCACCCACCAATGATGCAGAGCTCCAGCGCTTCTCCGAGCTTCTAGTCGACGAGCGCAATCTGCGCCTTAAGGAACACCAACGACAACGACAAGGAGAAGAACAGAACGGGGTTCATTTGCTTAACATTATTGAATGA
- the LOC125515198 gene encoding uncharacterized protein LOC125515198, translated as MVLMSLVSRAAVAMHNSSASAPAPAPGMCSTTDMALMWNRSMPDTQQSTTERLMVTTTALMTFLGIALFLLGVLGRFTGRHRGHSPVTCIFFRATFSLFLPFMSYAFSQAKTEAKTDPCNNYRAQLILLWMLLVELLRSKVSAMVAPAAGAFSRGVGRYSSFDAVEEAARLVWIGYLIFTYVHSPGIKSFFIILWIFGVAKMCKRAICIRCAQGSFDLARNAALVSGYMAQLVHEQRQLSHDDVAAAAALGANVMRTCNYVVMGEARLKREVTPHGFEICDQGVKNILTGDGDPNGEQRKKSKLVRVCNIWDLSESDPIFRYNESRRRKMEDICLALALFKLLRRKMERLDMAEANTPQARDLVLRGLLTLEGGHDESADAERAFQVVELELRFLDEYYQAVIPLALPRPGLFIANFAFSIVFILIYCVTVLLVTGHGDIFKVLGSLFRGLVGLSFNTAQYHHFKDKVGTIVDMVCDSSDLIVTFLLTLTLLSVEAYEFLQYLLSDWFIASLVCHYSRKQRAIRKQLVKGTLWVKYRSRPVIKVHQVTMLKLHQLHPHRVWVLISSMLKKRVVGLPDAIVTADAKLVIVRALKDVLAPSSDRRFSNGIAALRRHGFHHLEWACDNKMGGAAVIMVWHVATALFETRDRQKHPLPPYGQAALMLSRYCAYLVAYEPGLLPDDEAWTDKVYKDMVTELNNFFRSCSTTVRRREGLMNYSPAGEEEENSVIAKGVRLGKQLVDRERLEDGPSSSADGSMHKDEKVWGMLLEFWAELLVFVARRPMAGQEAHARALANGGEFITHIWTMLTHAGIRVPKRDREDQAHQV; from the coding sequence ATGGTGCTCATGTCGCTGGTGAGCCGGGCAGCTGTGGCGATGCACAACTCCAGCGCCTCGGCGCCGGCACCGGCGCCGGGCATGTGCAGCACCACGGACATGGCGCTGATGTGGAACCGCTCCATGCCCGACACCCAACAGAGCACCACCGAGCGGCTCATGGTCACCACCACTGCCCTCATGACCTTCCTCGGCATCGCGCTCTTCCTCCTCGGCGTCTTGGGCCGCTTCACCGGCCGCCACCGCGGCCACTCCCCCGTCACGTGCATCTTCTTCCGGGCCACCTTCTCGCTCTTCCTCCCCTTCATGTCCTACGCCTTCTCCCAGGCCAAGACCGAGGCCAAGACCGACCCCTGCAACAACTACCGCGCGCAGCTCATCCTCCTCTGGATGCTCCTCGTCGAGCTCCTCCGCAGCAAGGTCTCCGCCATGGTCGCCCCTGCCGCCGGCGCCTTCTCGCGCGGTGTCGGCCGCTACAGCTCCTTCGACGCCGTTGAGGAGGCCGCGCGCTTGGTGTGGATCGGGTACCTCATCTTCACCTACGTCCATAGCCCCGGCATCAAATCCTTCTTTATCATCCTCTGGATCTTCGGCGTGGCCAAGATGTGCAAGCGTGCTATCTGCATCCGCTGCGCCCAGGGCTCCTTTGACCTCGCCAGGAATGCCGCCCTCGTCTCCGGCTACATGGCGCAGCTCGTCCACGAACAACGGCAGCTGTCACATGATgacgtcgccgccgccgccgcgctcgGCGCCAACGTCATGAGGACTTGCAACTACGTGGTCATGGGAGAGGCCCGGCTCAAGAGAGAGGTGACGCCCCATGGCTTCGAGATCTGCGACCAAGGAGTGAAGAACATTCTCACTGGCGATGGTGATCCGAATGGCGAGCAGCGCAAGAAGTCCAAGCTAGTCCGAGTGTGCAACATCTGGGACCTCTCTGAGAGTGACCCCATCTTCCGGTACAACGAGAGCAGGAGGCGCAAGATGGAGGACATCTGCCTTGCCCTCGCCCTCTTCAAGTTGCTCCGGCGAAAGATGGAGCGCTTGGACATGGCGGAGGCCAACACCCCGCAGGCGCGCGACCTCGTGTTGCGTGGCCTCCTCACCCTCGAAGGAGGCCATGACGAGTCCGCCGACGCGGAGCGAGCGTTCCAGGTGGTTGAGCTAGAGCTCAGGTTCCTGGACGAGTACTACCAGGCCGTCATCCCGTTGGCGCTGCCCAGGCCGGGGCTATTCATAGCCAACTTCGCTTTCTCCATCGTCTTCATCCTGATATACTGTGTCACCGTGCTTCTGGTCACCGGCCATGGTGACATCTTCAAAGTGCTGGGCTCCCTCTTCCGGGGGCTCGTCGGCCTATCCTTCAACACGGCGCAGTACCATCACTTCAAAGACAAGGTGGGCACCATCGTCGATATGGTCTGCGACTCCTCCGACCTCATCGTCACCTTCCTCCTCACGCTCACCCTACTCTCCGTCGAGGCGTATGAGTTCTTGCAATACCTGCTCTCTGACTGGTTCATCGCATCCTTGGTCTGCCACTACTCACGGAAGCAACGGGCCATCCGGAAGCAGCTCGTCAAGGGTACCCTGTGGGTGAAGTACCGCTCGCGCCCCGTAATTAAGGTCCACCAGGTAACCATGCTCAAGCTCCACCAGCTTCACCCACACCGGGTGTGGGTACTCATCTCCAGCATGCTCAAGAAGCGCGTCGTCGGGCTCCCCGACGCCATTGTCACCGCCGACGCCAAGCTGGTCATCGTCAGGGCCTTGAAGGACGTCCTCGCGCCCAGCTCTGACAGGCGCTTCAGCAATGGCATAGCTGCATTGAGAAGGCATGGCTTCCATCACTTGGAGTGGGCGTGCGACAACAAGATGGGCGGCGCCGCAGTGATCATGGTGTGGCACGTCGCGACGGCACTGTTTGAGACAAGGGACCGGCAGAAGCACCCACTACCACCATACGGCCAGGCTGCCCTGATGCTGTCGAGGTACTGCGCGTACCTGGTGGCCTACGAGCCGGGGCTCCTCCCGGACGACGAGGCATGGACAGACAAGGTGTACAAGGACATGGTGACGGAGCTCAACAACTTCTTCCGGAGCTGCTCCACCACCGTGCGCCGCCGCGAGGGCCTGATGAACTACTCCCCGGctggggaggaggaggagaattCGGTCATTGCCAAGGGTGTTAGGTTGGGGAAGCAGCTGGTGGACAGAGAGCGGCTGGAGGATGGACCCAGCAGCAGCGCTGATGGCAGCATGCACAAGGACGAGAAGGTCTGGGGGATGCTGCTCGAGTTCTGGGCGGAGCTGCTCGTGTTTGTGGCGCGCAGGCCGATGGCGGGGCAAGAGGCGCACGCACGAGCTCTTGCCAATGGCGGTGAGTTCATCACCCACATCTGGACCATGCTCACCCATGCTGGCATCCGGGTCCCCAAGCGCGACCGGGAGGACCAAGCTCACCAAGTTTGA